The window CAACGCCGCCCGCTGCAAGGAGGCGACCGACGAGTTCGGCTGCAAAGTCTACCAAAGCGTCGACCAGATGCTGGCCGACAAGGGGGTCGAACTGGTGGTCGTCGCCTCGCTCAACCGCATGCACCCGCCGCACGCGATCCAAGCCATGGAGGCGGGCAAGAACGTCGTCTGCGAAAAACCCATGGCCGCCGACGCCGCCGAAGCCGACCGCATGATCGCCGTCTCCAAAAAGACCGGCAAGATGCTCGCGGTCTTCCAGAACCGCCGCTACGCACCCGACTTCGTCAAGGTCAAAGAGGTTATCGACTCCGGCAAGCTCGGGCGGATTGTGATGATCAAGATGATGGCCCACGGCTTTTCCCGCCGATGGGACTGGCAGACCCTCAAGGAGTTCGGCGGCGGCGCCCTCAATAACACCGGCCCGCACTTCGTCGACCAAGCCCTCCAGCTCTTCGGGCCGGCCGAGCCCAACATCTTCTGCCATATGGAAAATGTCCTGTCCTCCGGCGACGCCGAGGACCACGTCAAGGTCGTCTTCTCCGCTCCCAAATCGCCCATGATCGACCTCGAGATCACCAGCGCCTGCGCCTACGGACAGGGCAACTGGCTGGTGATGGGCAGCTCCGGCGGCCTCAAGGGCACGATGGGCGAACTGGAATGGAAGTACGTCGATTTCTCCAAGATGCCGCCGCGCCCGATCGACCGCACGTCGACGCCCGATCGCAGCTACAACCGCGAAGACCTGACCTGGACCGAGGAGAAGTGGGAAAAATCCAACGACTTCCCGGGCGAAGCCACCTGCTTCTATCGTGACCTCTACGAGACGATCCGCAACGCCAAGCCGCTGCACATCACGCCCGAAAGCGTGCGTCGTCAGATCGCGATCCTGGAGAAGTGCCACCAGCTCAGCCCGGTTTGATCTCCACAGGAGTCCGTCATGAAGAAGGCCATCTGCCACTATAGCTTCCATCGTCGCTGGGACGCCGAGAAGTGGGACGCCAATCGCCTCGCCGAGGAAGTCCGAAATCTCGGCGTCGAAGGCGTCGATTTCCACGTGCGCTACCTCAAGACCCCAGCCGAGGCGCCATCGCTGATCCTCAACGCGATCGGCAAGCACGGCCTGGTGCTCTCGGGCCTCTCGATGTCCAACGACTTCAACACCGACGATCCAGCCAAATTCAAGCAGCAGGTCGATGCGGTCAAAAACTGGGTTCCCGTGATCGACAAGGTCCGCGCGCCCGTCTCGCGGATATTCGGCGGCCACCTGCCGCCCGAGCAGCGCCTGGACGCCGCCGCCAAGGCCAAGGGCCGTCAGCGGATCCTCGACGCCCTCGAGATCATCCTGCGCGAAGCCGAGAAGCACGGCATCGTCTTCGCCCTCGAAAACCACGGCGGACTGCCCTGCACCGGCGAAGAGCAGGTGGACGTGATCAAGACGGTCAACTCGCCGCTGCTGCGGGCCACCATCGACGTCGGCAACTACATGCAGGGCGGACAGGAAGGCCACGTCGGTACCAAGGTCGCCGCCGAGTACTGCGCCTACGTCCACTTCAAGGACTTCCGCAAGGTCAAGGACGAGACCAAGCCGTGGGGCTGGACCATTGAAGCGTGCACCGTCGGCGACGGCGACGTGGACCATCCAGCCTGCATCGCCGAACTCCAGAAGATCGGCTACGACGGCTTTATCGCCCTCGAATACGAAGGCCCGGAAGACGAACAGACCGGCGTCCCCCGCAGCGTCGACTACATGAACAAGGTCATGCCGTAGTTGCTCCACGGCCGACGACGAAAAACGCAGCGAGGGTGGTGCCTGCCGCAGGTGAGCTCCACGCGTCGCTTCGTTGCTGATCGTGCATCCTGATCCTTGAGGACCGAAAATGACCGCCATAGATGATAGTCGGATCGAACACTTCGTGGCTCAATGCCGGCGCGCCGCGCGGGACTATCGCCTGATGAAATGCAGCAGCGGCAACGCCTCCTGGCGGATCGACGACGATCTGATGCTGGTCTCAGCGAGCAAGTCGTGGCTGTCGGACCTGACCGCCGATCAGGTGACGGTCTGCCGCGTCGCCGACGGCGCACCCGTCCAAGGTCCCAAGCCGACCATCGAGATCGCCTTCCACGCCGGTATCCTCCGCGCGCGTCCCGATATTAACGTGGTGATACATTTCCAGACGCCCTTCGCCACGGTGCTGACCTGCCGAAAGGAACCGGTCGACTACTGCGTCCTGCCTGAAGCGCCCTACTATCTCGGCCCGGTCGCCACGATCCCGTTTCTGCTTCCCGGCAGCAAAGAGCTCGCCGACGCCGTGATCGCGGCGATGACCGGCCACAACGTCGGCATCCTGCAGAACCACGGCCAGATCACCGTCGGCAAAGACTTCAACGAGACGATTCAGCGGGCGGTCTTCTTCGAAATGGTCTGCGAAACCATCGTTCGCGGCGGCGAAACGATCCAGCCGATCCCGAGAGCCATGATCGAAAAACTCGGCAACGCCTGAGCCGGCACGCGACAATCAGCCGGCGCGCTGCTTCACCGTGTCGATCCGCGATGGAGAATCATCCTCCCACACCGATCGCGCGGCAGACACCAGCAGTGCACAGGATATCAACGGCAACATCCAGCGCACTCCCATCGCCAACATCACGGTAACGGCGAAACCGGCCACAAAGACCGCCGCCCATAACGGCACCCTCGGCCGAGCGCCCGCCGCCACGCAGACCGGAACGAGCCAGATAATCAAATCGTACGGATGCGTGTTCGGACTGACCAGCGTCGCCAGAGCGATTGCCACGGCAAGATGCCGCATCGAACGGCTGGCGCCGCGGGTGTCCAGAGCGCAGTACGCAGCCACACCCACGACTCCGATCAGCATCACAAATGTTCCCGCTGCATACAAGCTCCGCAGCTCGCCCGGATACAGCCGATGCGTGATGCCGATCCAGTTGCACATGTAATCGGCGGTGTAGTTGAACGACCGAACGGCGTCAAGAAAAGCCGCCCACTGGTCAAAGCCAAAGAGCAGACCGCTCAACACACTGCACGCCACGAAGGTCGCCGCCGCAGCCGCGACCGTCCGCCACTGCCGATCCACCAACGCCACTACGCCCAGCAACAGGGCGTACTGCGGCTTGAACGCCATCAATCCCAGCGCGACTCCGGCCCAGCCCGGCGCCTTGCGATAGCACGCGGCATAGGCAAAGACGGCTGCACCCAGGTAAGCCCCCGTTTGGCCGAGCATGGCGTTGAAGATCGCCGCGCCGCCAAATCCGGTCCCGACGACGATGATCGTACGTTCCCACGAATGTCGCGAAAACCGCCCCGCCAGCCGGTACGCAGCCGCCAGCATCAACAAGGTTCCCACCGCAACAAAGAGCACAAACCCCAACCGCGGTGGACCCACCAGGCACAACATGAACAGCGGAAGTGCGTTGGGCGGATACGCGAACGGCAGCGAGTACGGCGGATCCTGACCGTCAAGCCAAGTCTCGGCGATGTGCCGACGCTGAACCTGCACATCGTAAGGCGATCGCCCCTGCGCCAGCAGCTCCGCCGCGCTCCGGAAGATCAGGGCGTCCGACGCGTTGACCTTGAAGCTCTCGACGCCGTAAGAGCGGCTCGTGAAGGCCGCATGCAAAGCCGGCAAAGCGGCAATGACGACCACAACAACGGCTGCGCTCAAACGGCCCGGAGACACCGGTCGCTCGCCGCCGTCAGCGGTCCTGCACGCCTCATCGGCCAACATCGGTAGGGACTCCTGCGGCAACATGGGCGATCTTCCTCATTTATGTCTAACGGATGTTGCATCATAAGTAACAGACTACCGTATTGCGGAACACCCGGCGATCCGTTACACTGCACGCAAAGAAGGAAGGTATAGCCATGACGGTGATTGGACAGAGAATACAGTCGCTGGATCGGGGTCTGCAGCTCCTCGAGTACATCGCCGAGCAGGAACGGCCGGTGCGGCTGACCGAGATGGCGCGGCTCCTCGAAGTCGAAAAGAGCAGTGCCTATCGGCTCGTAAATACTTTGGCCACACGAGGTTATGTGCGACAGGAGCCGGAGTCGAGCGGCTACCTGCTCGACGAGCGGGTCTTTGACCTTGCGGGCCGCCTGGCCGGCCGACGACGGCTGGGGGATCTGGCCCGCCGGCACCTGGTCTGCCTGGCCCGCGAGACGGGCGAGACGGCGCATCTGGGTGTGCTGGGTGACCGGGCGGTGGTGCTGGTCGACCACGAGTTCGGCAGCCACGCGGTGGGCGTGACCAGCCGGTCGGGCAGCAGCGAACCGCTCTACTGCACTGCCCTGGGCAAGGCCCTGCTGGCGGGCATGACCGAAGATGAACTTCGGACGGCGGTCCGAAGCGAGACGCTCAAGCGGCATACCGAACGCACGGTAACGACATACGGCCAACTGGCCGAGGAGACGGGATCGGTCATGCGAACCGGGCTCGCCCGCGACTGGGAGGAGTACCGCGCCGGCGTGCGATGCCTGGCCAGCCCAGTCTTCGATTTCCGCAGCCGGATTATCGGGGCGATCGGAATTTCAGGACCGAAGGAACGGATCGATGAGCAGGCCATGACCGACCACGGCGAACGGGTCCGGCGCGAGGCGCTGGCCCTCTCGGCCGAGTTGGGTTTCCGCCTCGTCCCGACAACAGGAGATTCCAACGAGTGAAACCCGAGCAGTACGCACAACTGGTCCACGCGCGGAAACAACGGGCGCAGGCGATCACCGACGCCGGCGGTTTCGAGGAGGCCTATCGCTGCGGCGCCCTTTCCCGCCGCGCCGACATGACCGTCTCCGAGGCGCTGGTGCTCGGCTTGGTCCGTCAGAACGTCCGCAAGTTCCTCAGCGTGTTCGGCCACGGCTCGACCGAGATCGGCGAGGTGTTGCGGGTCTACGAGGCGGCTGGCGTGGTCCGGACGTTCGCGGTCCGAAATGAGATCGCCGCGTCGCACGCCGCGGCGGCGTTGCGGTGGGTGACCGGCGAGAAGGCAGCGGTCG of the Phycisphaerae bacterium genome contains:
- a CDS encoding Gfo/Idh/MocA family oxidoreductase, encoding MNAAANAPVPVGVIGLGRSGWGIHINAMRPMPENFKIVGVTDPNAARCKEATDEFGCKVYQSVDQMLADKGVELVVVASLNRMHPPHAIQAMEAGKNVVCEKPMAADAAEADRMIAVSKKTGKMLAVFQNRRYAPDFVKVKEVIDSGKLGRIVMIKMMAHGFSRRWDWQTLKEFGGGALNNTGPHFVDQALQLFGPAEPNIFCHMENVLSSGDAEDHVKVVFSAPKSPMIDLEITSACAYGQGNWLVMGSSGGLKGTMGELEWKYVDFSKMPPRPIDRTSTPDRSYNREDLTWTEEKWEKSNDFPGEATCFYRDLYETIRNAKPLHITPESVRRQIAILEKCHQLSPV
- a CDS encoding sugar phosphate isomerase/epimerase, encoding MKKAICHYSFHRRWDAEKWDANRLAEEVRNLGVEGVDFHVRYLKTPAEAPSLILNAIGKHGLVLSGLSMSNDFNTDDPAKFKQQVDAVKNWVPVIDKVRAPVSRIFGGHLPPEQRLDAAAKAKGRQRILDALEIILREAEKHGIVFALENHGGLPCTGEEQVDVIKTVNSPLLRATIDVGNYMQGGQEGHVGTKVAAEYCAYVHFKDFRKVKDETKPWGWTIEACTVGDGDVDHPACIAELQKIGYDGFIALEYEGPEDEQTGVPRSVDYMNKVMP
- a CDS encoding class II aldolase/adducin family protein; this translates as MTAIDDSRIEHFVAQCRRAARDYRLMKCSSGNASWRIDDDLMLVSASKSWLSDLTADQVTVCRVADGAPVQGPKPTIEIAFHAGILRARPDINVVIHFQTPFATVLTCRKEPVDYCVLPEAPYYLGPVATIPFLLPGSKELADAVIAAMTGHNVGILQNHGQITVGKDFNETIQRAVFFEMVCETIVRGGETIQPIPRAMIEKLGNA
- a CDS encoding DUF2029 domain-containing protein; translated protein: MLADEACRTADGGERPVSPGRLSAAVVVVVIAALPALHAAFTSRSYGVESFKVNASDALIFRSAAELLAQGRSPYDVQVQRRHIAETWLDGQDPPYSLPFAYPPNALPLFMLCLVGPPRLGFVLFVAVGTLLMLAAAYRLAGRFSRHSWERTIIVVGTGFGGAAIFNAMLGQTGAYLGAAVFAYAACYRKAPGWAGVALGLMAFKPQYALLLGVVALVDRQWRTVAAAAATFVACSVLSGLLFGFDQWAAFLDAVRSFNYTADYMCNWIGITHRLYPGELRSLYAAGTFVMLIGVVGVAAYCALDTRGASRSMRHLAVAIALATLVSPNTHPYDLIIWLVPVCVAAGARPRVPLWAAVFVAGFAVTVMLAMGVRWMLPLISCALLVSAARSVWEDDSPSRIDTVKQRAG
- a CDS encoding IclR family transcriptional regulator, which codes for MTVIGQRIQSLDRGLQLLEYIAEQERPVRLTEMARLLEVEKSSAYRLVNTLATRGYVRQEPESSGYLLDERVFDLAGRLAGRRRLGDLARRHLVCLARETGETAHLGVLGDRAVVLVDHEFGSHAVGVTSRSGSSEPLYCTALGKALLAGMTEDELRTAVRSETLKRHTERTVTTYGQLAEETGSVMRTGLARDWEEYRAGVRCLASPVFDFRSRIIGAIGISGPKERIDEQAMTDHGERVRREALALSAELGFRLVPTTGDSNE